A section of the Dictyoglomus sp. genome encodes:
- the ftsH gene encoding ATP-dependent zinc metalloprotease FtsH, producing MKNIMQKLIFLILIIVLIYTFINPPLNINKGAIEINYSEFLRNIERNEIAKVTISDREIEGIFKNGTKFSVTIPIQDSKIIDKLIAHDVEIEVKPPETTPLWLNVLLGFGPYLFVFFLMWLLLRQLQGSNNQAFSFGRSRARIFLDNKPKVTFADVAGADEAKEELKEVVEFLKNPQKFRQLGAKIPKGILLVGPPGTGKTLLARAVAGEANVPFLSISGSEFVEMFVGVGAARVRDLFNQAKRLSPSIVFIDELDAVGRHRGAGLGGGHDEREQTLNQLLVEMDGFDENTNVIVLAATNRPDILDTALLRPGRFDRRVVVDRPDLEGRKKILEVHMRGKPIAKDVNIEALAKGTPGFVGADLANLVNEAAILAARRNRKEITMQDFEEAIEKVIAGPEKKSRIIRSSEKEIVAFHELGHALVGKILPKANPVHKVTIIPRGLALGYTLQMPEEDRYLLTKEELESEIAVLLGGRAAEELIFGQPTSGAADDLKRAVELARKMVCEFGMSKKLKNLSLGDQHSEVFLGKDLMQIRNFSEDTAKTIDEEIKEIIDSAYNRAFNILKTHENVLRELSKILIEKETLEGEEIDRYLKNFEVQGTTLKN from the coding sequence AAATAAGGGTGCTATAGAGATAAATTATTCTGAATTCTTAAGAAATATTGAAAGAAACGAGATAGCAAAAGTTACTATTAGTGATAGAGAGATCGAAGGAATTTTCAAAAATGGAACAAAATTTTCTGTTACAATTCCTATTCAAGATTCGAAAATAATTGATAAATTAATAGCCCATGATGTAGAGATAGAAGTGAAACCCCCAGAAACTACCCCTTTATGGTTAAATGTTCTTTTAGGATTTGGACCATATTTATTTGTATTTTTCCTTATGTGGCTTCTTCTTCGTCAGCTTCAAGGAAGCAATAATCAGGCTTTTTCCTTTGGAAGAAGTAGAGCTCGAATCTTCTTAGATAATAAACCAAAAGTTACATTTGCAGATGTTGCAGGAGCGGACGAAGCAAAGGAAGAATTAAAAGAGGTAGTAGAATTTCTCAAAAATCCCCAAAAATTTCGTCAATTGGGAGCAAAAATTCCCAAGGGTATTCTTCTTGTGGGACCCCCAGGAACAGGAAAAACCTTATTAGCAAGAGCGGTAGCTGGAGAAGCTAATGTTCCCTTCTTATCCATTAGTGGATCCGAGTTTGTAGAAATGTTTGTTGGAGTTGGAGCTGCAAGAGTGAGAGATTTATTTAATCAAGCAAAAAGATTATCTCCATCTATTGTATTTATAGACGAGCTGGACGCTGTAGGTAGACATAGAGGAGCAGGACTTGGAGGAGGACATGATGAAAGAGAACAGACTTTAAATCAACTCTTAGTAGAAATGGATGGCTTTGATGAAAATACCAATGTTATAGTTCTTGCAGCTACAAATAGACCCGATATATTGGATACTGCTCTTTTAAGACCAGGGAGATTCGATAGAAGAGTAGTCGTGGATAGACCAGATTTAGAAGGAAGAAAAAAAATTCTTGAAGTTCACATGAGAGGAAAACCTATAGCAAAGGATGTTAATATAGAAGCATTAGCAAAGGGAACCCCTGGTTTTGTAGGAGCTGACTTAGCAAATTTAGTAAATGAAGCTGCAATTTTAGCTGCAAGGAGAAATAGAAAAGAAATTACTATGCAAGACTTTGAAGAAGCAATAGAAAAAGTTATTGCAGGACCAGAGAAAAAGAGTAGGATCATAAGAAGTAGCGAAAAGGAAATTGTAGCTTTTCATGAATTAGGACATGCCTTGGTAGGAAAAATACTTCCAAAAGCTAATCCTGTGCATAAGGTAACTATAATTCCTCGAGGATTAGCTCTTGGATATACATTACAAATGCCAGAAGAAGATAGATATTTATTAACAAAGGAAGAACTAGAATCAGAAATTGCTGTATTATTAGGTGGAAGAGCAGCAGAAGAATTAATCTTTGGACAACCCACTTCAGGTGCTGCTGATGACCTTAAGAGAGCAGTAGAACTTGCAAGAAAAATGGTATGCGAGTTTGGAATGAGCAAGAAATTGAAAAATCTTTCTCTTGGAGATCAACATTCTGAAGTTTTTCTAGGAAAGGATCTAATGCAAATTAGAAACTTCAGTGAGGATACAGCAAAAACCATCGATGAAGAAATAAAAGAAATAATCGACTCAGCATATAATAGAGCATTCAATATCTTAAAAACCCATGAAAATGTACTAAGAGAGTTATCTAAAATACTAATAGAAAAAGAAACTTTAGAAGGAGAAGAAATTGATAGATATCTGAAAAATTTTGAAGTTCAAGGTACTACTTTAAAAAATTAA
- a CDS encoding 1-phosphofructokinase family hexose kinase, whose translation MILTVTLNPSLDLTLFLSKLRIGRVHRSDKEILIPGGKGINISRTLKIFNEDTYVLGISGGKTGEILEEELRKREIPFDFVKMKKDIRFAVGIIETENKRPTTVINGRGPEISMEDIYELKEKFKKLIINSKFVVLSGSIPPGVPSDIYSELLDISGNYPVIKVLDAQGDALKISLEKKPDIIKPNREEAEEILDFSIKTKRDLKRAGYFFKDKGIKYSLITLGEKGAFLATEEDMFFATLPPIKGFNWGAGDAFLAGFIIGIKNNDPVYALKLAYSTAYIKIQKLELKKEDISLIFNLLNKVEIQKII comes from the coding sequence ATGATTCTCACTGTTACTTTAAATCCTAGTTTAGATTTAACTTTATTTTTATCCAAATTAAGAATAGGAAGAGTTCACAGATCTGATAAAGAAATTTTAATTCCAGGTGGCAAGGGAATAAATATCTCAAGAACATTAAAAATCTTTAATGAAGATACTTACGTTCTTGGAATATCTGGAGGAAAAACTGGAGAAATATTAGAAGAAGAATTAAGAAAGAGAGAAATTCCCTTTGACTTTGTAAAAATGAAAAAGGATATACGTTTTGCTGTTGGGATAATAGAAACTGAAAACAAAAGACCCACAACAGTTATAAATGGAAGAGGACCTGAAATTTCTATGGAAGATATTTATGAGCTTAAAGAAAAATTTAAGAAATTAATTATAAATTCTAAATTTGTAGTTCTTTCTGGTAGTATCCCTCCAGGAGTTCCTTCAGATATATACTCAGAGTTATTAGATATTTCAGGAAATTATCCTGTGATTAAAGTGCTAGATGCTCAAGGGGATGCATTAAAAATCTCTCTTGAGAAAAAGCCAGATATTATAAAGCCAAATAGAGAGGAGGCAGAAGAAATTTTAGATTTTTCTATAAAAACTAAGAGAGATTTAAAAAGGGCAGGATATTTTTTTAAAGATAAGGGAATTAAATATTCTTTAATAACCTTAGGAGAAAAGGGAGCATTTCTTGCCACAGAAGAAGATATGTTTTTTGCTACTTTACCTCCTATTAAAGGATTCAACTGGGGAGCAGGAGATGCATTTCTTGCAGGCTTTATAATAGGTATTAAAAATAATGATCCTGTTTACGCCTTGAAACTTGCCTACTCTACAGCATATATAAAAATTCAGAAGTTAGAGCTTAAGAAAGAAGATATATCATTAATTTTCAATCTGTTAAATAAAGTAGAAATACAAAAAATAATTTAA
- a CDS encoding PLP-dependent aminotransferase family protein, producing the protein MRDLLSKRTKTPSSDAMSKFVLAQDPEVISFAGGLPDNNLFPIEEIKICQEEMLEKEGKIVFQYSSSIGDTNLRSWIGEEFFIKWGKTVPIENIIITEGSQQALDLIGKLLLDPDDYALIESPGYLGTIQAWRVFQSTLIGISQDEKGINLEELEETIKKLPTSPKVLYVVPDFSNPAGTCLPLERRKKLIDLAEKYKFYIVEDLAYSLLAYDEDTLPPLLTLKDSDYLITIGSFSKILSPGLRTGFIVAPKDLIRPLRLLKEASDLCCGTYAQKLIYYFCKNGFLKSHLERLKTAYKVKRDKLKEALKTYFSGKAVWNNPSGGFFFFLTFPENMDCYNLAEKALENKTSFVPGEEFFVNGKGKNTARISFSQTNVNDIFEGVRRLLKAWEELQE; encoded by the coding sequence ATGAGAGATTTACTTTCAAAAAGAACAAAAACTCCTTCTTCTGATGCTATGTCCAAATTTGTTCTTGCTCAAGACCCTGAAGTTATTTCCTTTGCTGGCGGTTTACCTGATAATAATTTATTTCCCATTGAGGAAATTAAAATATGTCAAGAGGAAATGCTAGAAAAAGAAGGGAAAATTGTTTTTCAATACTCGTCGAGTATAGGAGATACAAATCTTAGAAGTTGGATAGGAGAGGAATTTTTTATAAAATGGGGAAAAACTGTGCCTATAGAAAATATAATTATAACAGAAGGATCTCAACAAGCTTTAGACCTAATTGGAAAATTATTATTAGATCCTGATGATTATGCATTAATTGAGTCTCCTGGATATTTAGGAACAATTCAAGCCTGGAGAGTCTTTCAATCTACATTAATTGGTATCTCTCAGGATGAGAAGGGAATAAATTTGGAAGAACTAGAAGAAACTATTAAAAAACTACCGACTTCTCCAAAAGTTTTATATGTTGTTCCTGATTTTTCAAACCCTGCTGGAACGTGTCTTCCTTTAGAAAGAAGAAAAAAATTAATAGATCTTGCAGAAAAATATAAATTTTATATTGTGGAAGATTTAGCATATAGTCTTTTAGCCTATGATGAGGATACTTTGCCTCCTTTATTAACTCTGAAGGATAGTGATTATCTAATTACCATAGGAAGCTTTTCAAAAATATTATCTCCTGGGTTGAGGACAGGATTTATTGTTGCACCAAAGGATCTAATTAGACCTTTGCGATTACTAAAAGAAGCATCCGATCTCTGCTGTGGAACATATGCGCAAAAATTAATATACTATTTTTGTAAAAATGGTTTTTTGAAAAGTCATCTGGAAAGATTAAAAACTGCATATAAAGTAAAAAGAGATAAATTAAAAGAAGCTCTCAAAACATATTTTTCAGGAAAGGCAGTCTGGAATAATCCTTCAGGAGGTTTTTTCTTCTTTTTGACATTTCCTGAGAATATGGATTGTTATAATTTGGCAGAAAAAGCATTAGAAAATAAAACCAGTTTTGTTCCAGGAGAGGAATTTTTTGTAAATGGAAAAGGAAAAAATACTGCAAGAATATCTTTCTCACAAACTAATGTGAATGATATTTTTGAAGGAGTCCGACGACTTCTTAAAGCTTGGGAAGAACTACAAGAATAA
- a CDS encoding tetratricopeptide repeat protein: MLDNIEEILKLADDYKLQGKLLKAISLYEELLKEIHDFDLSQWIRITLADLYLWVKNYEKAKELLTKSIDLDPFNPLYYYLLGFVYLAENNIEIAKISFLKALELSPENPEYLRGLAWTEYISGNLERAELLLKRVLELDSGNAAARDNLIEVFIKEGKLKEAEEEIKKFRAFDPQDWQIFQRIQQLREKAKEIKEKS; encoded by the coding sequence ATGCTTGATAATATAGAGGAAATTTTAAAGTTAGCGGATGATTATAAATTACAGGGAAAACTTCTAAAAGCTATTTCCTTATATGAGGAACTTCTAAAGGAAATTCATGATTTTGATTTATCTCAATGGATTAGAATAACTTTAGCAGATCTATATTTGTGGGTTAAAAATTATGAGAAAGCAAAAGAATTGTTGACAAAAAGTATAGATTTGGATCCTTTTAATCCTCTATATTATTATCTTTTGGGATTTGTTTATCTCGCAGAAAATAATATAGAAATTGCGAAAATAAGTTTTTTAAAAGCATTAGAGTTATCTCCTGAAAATCCAGAATATTTAAGAGGATTAGCATGGACTGAGTATATATCTGGAAATTTAGAAAGAGCAGAGTTACTTCTTAAGAGAGTCCTAGAACTTGATTCTGGAAATGCTGCTGCAAGAGATAATCTTATTGAAGTTTTTATAAAGGAAGGAAAATTAAAAGAAGCAGAAGAAGAAATTAAGAAATTTAGAGCCTTTGATCCTCAGGATTGGCAAATTTTTCAGAGAATCCAACAATTAAGAGAAAAAGCAAAAGAAATTAAAGAAAAATCTTAA